A region of the Chitinophagaceae bacterium genome:
ACGGGAAGCAGCAATTCAAAATGTTTTTCCTGCAAGGGTTCGATCCTTACCAGTTCGTCTTCTAAAATGATCTCCTGGTCAAAAAAAGTGGAATGATCCATTTTAAATGGTTTATTGGTTAATCCGTTATCTGTTAATCCGTTATTGGTTAATCCGTTAATTTGTTAATCCGTTAATTTGTAGTGCTGTAAAACCGATAAACTAATTAACTAATTAACCAATCAACGTTTAAGTATCTTAGCCACAATCTTATCGATCGGCAGGCTAACCGACCCTTCTGAAAACTCATCCCAGTTTATGAAACGAAAGGTTTCTGTTTCACCTGCTTCTGCATACACTTTCAATTGCTGTTCGTCAAAATCAAACGGGAAGGAGCGGAGGGGGGCTGTTATTGGTTCCAGCGCTTTTACAAAATAATAAATGGAAATGATCTGGTGACCGGGATTGAAGGCGCTCACCTGGTAAAAGTCGGTGGTGTAGATATGATCGCCTACTTCCACTTTCAGGTTCATCTCTTCCATGAATTCCCTGGCCAGGCATTCCCTCGTGCCTTCGCCAAACTCCAGGCCGCCGCCCGGGAACTTTGTATAGTATTTGCCCCGGATGAATTCATCGCTTACCAGCACCTGTTGCTGCTCGTTCATTAAGATCCCGTAAACCCGTATATTGAACATGTCTATCGCTTTAGCCGTTTCAGGTAATTCCATACTGCCAGTCCGAGGATCACCAGGGATAAGATCACCGGTATCCAGAAGGCCAGGTGGCTTTCGCTGTAGGGGATGGGAACATTCATGCCATAGATGCTGGCGATCAATATGGGGATGCTCAAAAAGATGGTGAGTGTGGTCAGCCGCTTCAATACCTCGTTCTGGTTATTGCTTATGATGCTTGCAAAGGCATCCAGGGTACTGTTCAGGATGGTGGTATAGGTATTGGCCATTTCCAGCGCCTGCGATGTTTCCACGATGAGGTCTTCCAGGAAATCCTTCTCATCGTCGTTGAGTTTTAAGATATTGGTGCGGTTTATTTTCATCATCAGCAATTCGTTGCTGCGCAGGGCGGTGATGAAATACACAAAACTTTTCTGTATCCGCATCAGCTGCAGCAGTTCTTCATTGCGGTTGCTGTCGTACAGTTTCTGTTCCAGGCTGTTGCGGCGTGTGTTTATCTCCTTCAGGTATTCCTGGAACGTGGTGGTTATCTTTTCAAATATCTTCAGCACCATCATGTTCATCTCGTCGGGGTTTCGGTGCTGGAAACTGTTCAGGAATTTTTTGATGGCCTCGTTCTCGAACGAATTGACCGTAACAATGCGGTTATTGGTAAGGATGATACAGATGGGAATGGTGATGTAGAACGCATCGCTCAGGTTGAAGGAATTGTTCTCCGTAGGTGTTTTGATGACAATGAGTTTTACGTTGTCGTCAATTTCATACCGGCTTCTTTCATCAATATCGAGGGAGTCTTTTAAAAAATCAACGGGTATGTCCATTGATTCACTCAGTTCGGTGAACTCTTCCTGTTTCAGTGGCGGAAGCACATTCACCCACACGGCGCTGTCGATCTTGTCAATGGCAAGGGTCTGGTGGTCGGTGTTCTTAAAATACTGTATCATGGCTTGCCGGTGAGGGTTTGTATGCTGTTTAAATGATGTTGGGTATGAAAGATGGTGAAATAGCAAAGTTCCCGTAATGTGATGCGGCCCAGCAGCGGGTGCCTCACCAGGTAATTATCCAGGTCAGCTTCGGTACGGTTCTTTGTAAGGGCATTTACATATTTACGGGTTGCCTTTTCCCATTCGTTCAGCAGTTTTTGTTTGCCGTATCTTATTTCAATGGGTTTGGGAACGAAGCGTGCGCTGGCACGTCCGCCCTCGCTTAGTTTCCTGTAATACTTTTCCTTCACTTCATCAAAGCTTCTTGATGTACGGTTGGGTGTGCCGGCCATCCATTTCACCACGAACCTGGGCAGCCGGTAAGCCAGGCTGGTCATATTGGTGGAGATGACGAGGTGCCGGATATTCTCTGCCACCGACCATTTATCGCCCGGCTTGCTGAACATCACTGCTTCATCTATGGTACGGCAGGTATCTGAAAATAGCCTGAACATTTTTTCAGACGCTGTTATGATCCCGGTCTTTGTCATATTTCAATTTCGCCCTTATATACCAGTTCTGCCGGGCCGCAGAGCCAGATGTTCTCAAAATGATGGTCGTCTATTTTTTCAAATTCAACGCTTAACCTTCCCCCCGGGGTTTTTACTTCCACCCGGTTAAACCCTTTTTCGTTGTGGGCACTCATCAGTGCAGAGGCCGTTACGCCCGTACCGCAGCTGAGTGTCTCATCTTCCACACCCCGTTCGTAGGTGCGCACGAATATGCCGTCATCGTCCGTGGTCTCTACAAAATTCACATTAATGCCTTCCGCCCTGAACTCTTTGCTGTAGCGTATCTCCCGGCCTGTTTCCACCACGTCAACATTGGCCACATCGTTTGCAAATTTTACAAAATGGGGCGAACCCGTGTTTACAACAATATGCCCCGACTGGTAGTCGACACTATATACATCCTGCATTTTTAAACGAACCAGTCCTTGCATGTCGATCTCTGCTTCATGCTTTCCGTCCACGGCCACAAAATGATACGTGTTTTTACGGATCCCCACCAGGCAGGCAAATTTTACCAGGCATCTTCCGCCGTTTCCGCACATGCTGCTGGGGTTCCCGTCGGCATTGTAGTAGA
Encoded here:
- a CDS encoding NUDIX domain-containing protein yields the protein MFNIRVYGILMNEQQQVLVSDEFIRGKYYTKFPGGGLEFGEGTRECLAREFMEEMNLKVEVGDHIYTTDFYQVSAFNPGHQIISIYYFVKALEPITAPLRSFPFDFDEQQLKVYAEAGETETFRFINWDEFSEGSVSLPIDKIVAKILKR
- a CDS encoding magnesium transporter CorA family protein produces the protein MIQYFKNTDHQTLAIDKIDSAVWVNVLPPLKQEEFTELSESMDIPVDFLKDSLDIDERSRYEIDDNVKLIVIKTPTENNSFNLSDAFYITIPICIILTNNRIVTVNSFENEAIKKFLNSFQHRNPDEMNMMVLKIFEKITTTFQEYLKEINTRRNSLEQKLYDSNRNEELLQLMRIQKSFVYFITALRSNELLMMKINRTNILKLNDDEKDFLEDLIVETSQALEMANTYTTILNSTLDAFASIISNNQNEVLKRLTTLTIFLSIPILIASIYGMNVPIPYSESHLAFWIPVILSLVILGLAVWNYLKRLKR
- a CDS encoding diaminopimelate epimerase is translated as MKIEFYKYQGTGNDFIILDNRDEKYDKLTNAEVKLLCNRRFGIGADGLMMLNTKKYFDFEMIYYNADGNPSSMCGNGGRCLVKFACLVGIRKNTYHFVAVDGKHEAEIDMQGLVRLKMQDVYSVDYQSGHIVVNTGSPHFVKFANDVANVDVVETGREIRYSKEFRAEGINVNFVETTDDDGIFVRTYERGVEDETLSCGTGVTASALMSAHNEKGFNRVEVKTPGGRLSVEFEKIDDHHFENIWLCGPAELVYKGEIEI
- a CDS encoding DinB family protein, whose protein sequence is MTKTGIITASEKMFRLFSDTCRTIDEAVMFSKPGDKWSVAENIRHLVISTNMTSLAYRLPRFVVKWMAGTPNRTSRSFDEVKEKYYRKLSEGGRASARFVPKPIEIRYGKQKLLNEWEKATRKYVNALTKNRTEADLDNYLVRHPLLGRITLRELCYFTIFHTQHHLNSIQTLTGKP